In Fusobacterium nucleatum, the genomic stretch TAGAATTAATATCAAAAACAATAAGTCCATTTAAAGGAACACCATTTAAAAGAATAATAGTTGAACTAATACTAGAAGCCATACCTGTCCCTCTTAAATCAATAATAGGTGGAGAACCATCTATTCTTCTAACAATAACACCTGGAATTCCTTTAAGAGATTCTTCTAATGTTAAAGCTCCTTTTTCCTTAATTTCTTTTTCTGTAATAACTCTTACATTTCTTGAAGTTTTATGTGCTGATGTTTCAAATGATTCAGTACTTACAATAGTTTGTTCTAGGGTCAATACTGGATTTTCTTCTGCAAAAATAATATTTCCTCCAAGTAGTAAAAGAGTTGCTAATAGAAAATTTTTTTTCATTTTTACCTCCTCTGACTAAAAAAATAAAATTTGTTCATATTACCTATATTAAATTCTATTTTATTATATAGTTAATGTTTTTCTTTTTCAAATAATTATGATAATCAAATAGTGTTATAAAATTTAATATTTTTTGTAAGAAATATATTTAATTTACTTATTTATTATACTAACTAATAATTTGAATTTTTGATAAGTTTAAGCAATTTAATAATTATTATTTTTAATTAAAATATTAAAAAAATTTCTTAGTAAGAAAATAATTTTAATATGAAAATATGTTTTAATGTGATATAAACTAGAGAATAATTTGTGGTAAACTTAATATTATAAACTGAGGATAATTGATTAAACTAAAATGTAAAATGAGGTAATAAAATTGAAAACATTAATAAAAAAAATTTTAAGATTAATAACAATATTTATAGGAGTAACATTTTTATCTTTTGTATTAATTCATTATTCTAATATAGATCCAGCAGAAGCATATGCCAGAAGAAATTATGTAAGAGTAACAAACAGTCAAATTGAAGAAATCAGGAAAAAGTTTGGTTATGATAAACCAATGGCTAAACAATACTTTAAGTATATAAAAAGATTATTAAAAGGTGATATAGGAATTTCTTTTAGAACAAATAATCCTGTTTTTAAGGATATAAAAAATACTCTTCCCTCAACTTTGATTTTAGTTTTAACATCAGCTATTTGGATTGCTCTTTTTAGTATTTGTTTTGGAACATTATCAGCATTGAAAAAAAATACTCTCCTTGATATAATCATAGGATTTATAACAATGATAGGAATATCTTTACCAACATTTTGGCTAGGATATATACTTTTATTGTACTTTGCCGTAAAATTCCCTCTTTTTAAAGTTGTTGATTATGGAACAGTAAAAAGTTTAATTTTACCATCTCTAACTTTTGCAATTCCAATAGCTTCCTCATTTATAAGAATTATTAGAGGAGATTTAATTAAAGAATTAAATACAGATTATATTATTTATGCAAAAGCTAGGGGAATTAAAGGATTTACATTATTATGGTATGTATTAGTAAATATTTTGCCTCCAATTATATCTTTATTTTTTCAAAACTTAGGATTTATGCTAGGAGGAAGTGCAATAATAGAATCTGTTTTTTCTTGGCCAGGATTTGGTAGTTATTTTATTAGTTCTATTTTAGAAAAAGATTTACCAGCAATATCAGGTTGTTTGATTGTAATAACAGTTTTATTTATATTTTTTAATAGCTTAGCATTATTATTAAATAAAAAATTAAATCCTAGGATAATTTAGTAAAATTGAGGAGAAATATAATGAAAAAAATTCTAAAAAATAAAAAAATTTTAATTGGAATAATAATGGTAACATTTGTTATTATAATTGCTATTATTTCAATATTTTATACTCCAAATGATCCTTATTTAGTAAATTTATCAGTAAAATTTTCTAATCCAAATCAAAAATTTTTACTTGGAACAGATCAACTTGGAAGATGTGTTTTATCAAGATTAATGGTTGCTACTACATATTCAGTATTTTTATCTTTTAGTATCTTAGTAATTTTAATAGTAATAAGTTTAATTATTGGAATTACAAGTATATATTTTGGTGGAATATATAATTCAACTATAAGTATAATTTGTGATATTTTTATGATTTTTCCCCCATTTGCTTTAGCGTTAGTTTTAAATAATATATTAGGTATTGGGATTAAAAATTTTATTATAGCTATTGTAAGTTCAATGTGGGTATGGTTTGTAAAAATTATAAGAACATATGTTCAAGTTGAACTTAAAAAAGAATATATAGTAGCATCAAAAATAGCTGGTTGTACAAATATTAAATTAATTTTTTATCATATTTTACCTAATATATTTCCAAGTCTTTTAGTGTATTTCAGCACAAATATAGCCTCAATTATTTTAATAATATCAGCTTTTTCTTTTTTAGGTATGGGGTTTAGTACCAGTATTCCAGAATGGGGAGGAATGCTTACTCAAGGTAAAGCATATTTTTATTCATCACCAAGTCTAATAATATTTCCAGGACTTTGTATTTTATTTACAACCACAGGATTTAATTTATTGAGTGAAGGCTTAAAAGAATATTTAGAATCATAATATGGAGGAAAAATGGAAATATTAAAAGTAACTAACTTAACAGTAAAAAATGAAAAAACTATATTAAAAAACATTTCTTTTAACTTAAAATTAGGGAAAGTTTTAGGAATAATTGGAGAAAGTGGAAGTGGGAAAACAACCCTATCAAAAATACTATTGGGTTTATATGATGAAAAACAATTAGCTGTAACTGGAAATATAATATTTAATGGAATAAATTTGCTTAATCTAAAAAATAAAGAAAAAAATTTATTATTGGGAAAAGAATTAACATTAATTCCACAAAATCCAATGACAGCTTTTAATCCAAATATTAAGATAAAAAGACAGATAACAGACACTATAAAGATAAATTCAAACAACAAGAAATCTGAAATTTTAAAAGAGGTAAAAAAATTCTTGAAAATAGTTAAATTAGAAGAAACTGAAAAAATATTAAATTCTTATCCTTTTGAATTAAGTGGAGGTCAACTTCAACGAATAATGTTTGCATTATGCTTGATATTAAATAGCAAAGTAATTATTATGGATGAAATAACATCTTCAATAGATATAGAAAACAGAGAAAATATAATATTTTTAATAAAAAAGTTAGAAGAAAATAATTCTTCAATTATTTTTATAACACACGATTTTAAGACATTAAAAGAAATTGCTGATAAAGTTATAATTATGAAAAATGGCGAATTAATTGAAACAATTTCTTTTCAAAATAATGATAATTTTAAAAAAGAATATACAAGAAAACTAATTCAAGCTAGTTTATTAAGATAGGAGAGTGATTAGCATATTAGAAATTAAAAATTTAACAAAAATCTATAAAAATAATAATATTGAATTTAAAGTTTTTGAAAATCTTAATTTTAAATTTGAAGAAAATACTATATATTCACTTGTTGGAAAAAGTGGCTGTGGAAAAAGTACCTTATCTCATATAATAAATATGTTAGAATTACCTAGTAAAGGTACCGTATGTTTCAATGGAATAAATATTTGTGAATTATCTAATAAAGAAAAAATTTCAAAAAGGAAAGATTTACAATTAGTCTTACAAGATGGTAAATCAGCACTAGATTCACAGCAAAAAATTGACTTCCTTATCAAAGAGCCAATGAAAAATTTACTAAAAATATCTACTCAAGAATTAAATAAAAGAATAAAAAACATTTTAAAGGAGTTTCATATTCCTGAAAATTATTTATCTAAAAGAGTTTATGAGTTAAGTGGTGGAGAACAACAAAGAATCTGTATTGCAAGAGCTTTTTCTGTAGATCCTAAGTTTATAACCCTTGATGAATCTCTATCTGGTCAAGACCCAATTATCAGAAAAGAATTATTAGATAACATAAAAAGATTTAAACAAAAAAATAACTGTACTATCTTATTAGTTACTCACGATATTGAAATTGCAGAATATATTGCAGACAAAATTATATTGATGAATAAAGAGAGTTTAAAAATAAAAGAATGAAAGGAAAAAAATGAAAAAATTATTAAAAGGAATATTATTAGCATTCTTACTTTTAACTACTATAGTTGCTTGTGATTCTAAAAAAGAAAATAATAAAAATATAAAATTATGTGAAAGCTGGGATTTTGAAAATGGATTTTTTACAATTTTATCTCCAAATTTAACTTCTAATTATAGTATATATAATTATTTGCCTAATTTCTATGAAACTTTAGTTAAATATGAAAATGGAGAAATTAAGCCTTTATTGGCTGAAAAATGGGAAATATCAAAGGATGGAAAAGAATATATTTTCACAATCAGAAAAGGAATTAAATTCAGTAATGGTGAAATATTAGACTCAAAAGCAGTTAAAAAATCTTTAGAAAATGTTCCTAAATTATTAGGAGAATACAATGGTGCTTATGGTTTAACTTCTACATTAATAGAAAATATAGAGATACTTGGAAGTGACAAAATAAAAATAACTTTTTCAAAATCATATTATGGAATACTTTATGATTTAACTATGATAAATGTATTTGGAATAATGGCACCAGCAGCTTATAATGCTGACAGAACATTGAATGAAGATACTAAGATTAAAACATTTGGAACAGGTCCATATATGTATAACAACAATAAAGAAAGGGATAATTATCATTTTATCCGCAATCCAAATTATTGGGGTGAAAAACCAGAAGTAGAGTCTTTTGATATAAAAATTATACCAGATAATGATGCAAAATTACTTGCTTTACAAAGTGGAGAAATAGATATGATTTTGGGTTCAAATAATATTTCTTATGATCTCTTAAAGAGATTTATAGATTCAGATAAACTTAAAGGTAAACTATCTGACAAAAAAGATGTAACAAGATTTATGGGATTAAATGTGTCAAAAGAACCATTTAATAATAAAACTGTTAGACTAGCCATTAGTAAAGCAATAAATAGAAAAGATATTTCCAATAATATATTTAATGGATTTGAAGTAGAGGCAAAAAATATATTAAGTGAAAATTTACCTTATTGTAATGTGAAAATAGAAGGATATGATTATAATTTAGATGAAGCGAATAAATTACTTGATGAAGCAGGTTGGAAAATAAACTCAAATGGAATTAGAGAGAAAAATAGAATAGAATTAAAAGGAGAACTGCTATTTTTAGCAGGGATATCAGACGAAGAAACTCTTGCTATTAAAATATGTGATGATTTAATGAAAATAGGTATTAAATTAATTCCTAAAAATTTAGAAAGAAATAGTTTGTATCAAACAATCAGTAAAGGTGAATTTAATGCTGCATTACAAACAACATATGGACTACCATATGATCCATTTTTATTTATTTCTAATCTAAACAAAAAAAATATAGGAGATAACCTAGTTGCACAGGGAATGATAAATGTAGAAGGAAGTGAAAATCTAGTTTTAGATGTTAATACAATGATAGATGATACCGAAATTCAGATGCAATATAAAAAAATATTAACAAATTTAAATAATGAGGCTGCTTTAATTCCAATTACTTTCAAAAAACAAAGTATACTTTATAATAAAGAAAAAATTAAAGGTTATGATTTTTACAGCATACCAAGTTTATATAATATAAGAAATTTAATAGTTGAAACTGATTAATCTAAAATAACAGAAAGTTGTTATTATTTAAAGATAGCAGCTTTCTTTTATTTTTTATTCAATATTTTTATTTCTATATTCTTTTGGGCTAATACCATAATATTCTTTAAATAATTTTGCAAAATGACCACTATTTTTGTATCCAAGATTTTCAGATATAACAGTTATTTTATTTTCAATATCTAAAAGTAAATCTAATGCAGCTTCCATTCTCATATTTTTAAGATATTTATATGGTGAAACTCCATATAAATATTTAAAAGCAAGTAGAAATTTAGAAACACTCATACAACATATACTTGCAAGTTCGCTTAAACTTGGATAAGCAGATAAATTATTTTGAAATAATTTTATACATTTTTTTAATAATAATTTATCAGTACTAGAAACTTTTAAACTAGTTTTTTTCTTTTCATTTCTATTATTATTTTTATAGGTTATAAATGATAAAATTTCTAAAATTTTACTTTCTAAATACATTTTTTGTGCAATCCCATTTAGTTTACAAGTTTCAATCTGATTAAATATAAAACTTAATTCAGGAGATACAGGATTTTGTGATATGTAGTAAAAATTACTTTTAAAATCTTTGTAGTTATTTATATAATTATTTCTTAAAAAAGTATTAAAATAATTTTCAGTTAATACTATTTTAACAAATTTTACAGCCTTATTTTTATCACAAAAAACTTGGATCAATTTATTATTGTTAATATAACAAGATATCCCAACTTCTACTCGTTTTTTATGCTTTTTACCAACTTTATAAGAACTAGATGTTGTATCAAATTTGCTAATTTCAACATAGTTTTGATTAATTTCTGATACTTTTTCAAAATTATACTGAGGAGTAAAATCTCCAATCAAAATAATAGCTTCGTCAATAGGATATATTATATTGAATGTTCCTTTACCATATTCTGGGTTCATCTTATAAAATGAATTATATCCAGTTGAGAGCTCTGGAACAAATAAAAAATGAAGTTCATTAGGAATAACATTAAAATAATCTGATAATTTATTAAATATCATTATTAATCACCTCATAGTATATTATTTATATCATAATAACATAAAAATAAAATATATAAAAGTATTTTTTTATCATAAAAGAATATTTTTTTTATATAAAAAATATTCTATAATATCTAAAAAATCACAATTTTATTTAAAAATATAAATAAGAGAAGCTAATTTGACTATTAAAAAAATTTTGATATTATAAAAATATACCAAATTTATAAAATTTAATTTGAGGAGTAGAATTATGAATAAAAATATTTCAAAAGTTGAGATTATGGAAAAGGAAGAAATAATAAAAACACTATTAATTCTTGGAATTCCAATGATTATAAGTATGTTAGTCACAGCACTTTATAATATTGTTGATACATATTTTGTATCAAGTCTTGGTACACACCAATCAGCAGCTGTTGCCATAGCATTTCCTATATCATTATACTTTTCAGGAATAGGATTAACTTTTGGTGTAGGAGCTGCATCATATATATCTAGACTTTTAGGAGCTAAAAAAAATGAAGATGCAAATATAGTAGCAACTGTTTCTTTTTATACTTCAATTATATTTGCAATTTTTTTAGCAATTTTTTTAATAGTTTTTATACATCCTATCCTTATGTATATGGGTGCAACAGAAACAGTTATACCATTTGCGTTAGAATACACAGTTATATTTATAGTATCAACATTTTTGTCTACAATAAATATAACTATGGAAAATATTGCCATAGCTCAAGGTCAAACTACTGTAACACTTAAATCAATGTTATGTGGTGCAATACTTAATATTATATTAGATCCATTATTTATAAAATATCTGGCAATGGGAATAAAAGGAGCTGCAATAGCTACATTAATTTCTCAAATAGTAACTTTAATTATTTATTTTTATTTTTTCTTTATAGGAAATTCTTATATCAAAATAAAACTTAATAATTTTAAACCAACCTTATCTATATATATTGAAGTTGTTAAAGTAGGAATGTTTATGTTTATATTACAAGTTCTCACTGGATTTTCAATTACTTTAATATCTAATAAGGCGAAAATATATGGAGTAGCTGCTGTATCTGCAATGGGAATTGTTTTAAGAATTGTAGCATTAGGAGTAAATGTTATTTTTGGATTTATGAAAGGTTACCAACCTTTTGCTGGCTATAACTATGGAGCTAAAAATATTAATAGAGTAAAAGAAATTACAAAAAAAGCAATAGAAATAACAACTTTATATTCTTTAATATGGTCAATAGTAATTTTCATATTTTCTAAAGAAATTATGAGTATTATGATTAAAGATCAAGAAGTAATAAAAATAGGAGAAAAGGCATTAAGATATAATACCATTTTATTTTTTACTTTTGGTTTTCAATTTACTTTTGCAACATTATATCTTTCAATGGGAAAAGCATTTATTGGAGGGATATTAAATATTGGAAGACAAGGATTATTTTTAATTCCATCTATTATTATTTTAAATAATATTTTAGGGTTAAAAGGCATTATGTTAGCACAACCAGCTGCTGATATCATTTCAATTTTTGTGACAATTTGTGTAGTCATTTATTTTAAAAGATTATAAAAAAGGAAGCTTCCTATAATATAAAACTTCCTCTTATTAATTATTTATTCTCCTAAATCATTTAAATATTGAATATTAGTACTTGATTTATCAATAAATGAATTAAGAACTCTTGTTTCATTTGAAGAAGGATTTTTTCTATTTTTCTTTAAATCTCTAACTTCTGTTCTAAAACTTTCAAACTTATTTAATATACTTCTTCTATCTTTTTCTACTATTGGATTTTCAAGCATCTTATAATATTCATTTGATAAAGCTCCATATTTTTGGTTTAAACTGGCTTCCACTTCATTAAAAGGAGCATTTTTTGTTGAAGTACAAGCATTGATAACTAAAACACTAACTAACATTAAAATAATTTTTTTCATTTTTACTTCCTTTCTTACTACCAAGATTGTATTTCTAATTTTTTATCTCTTATCATAAGTTCATTAACAGCTTCTGCTGCATTTTTATTTTCAAATAAAACAGCATTAACTTGTTCAATTATAGGGATTTCTACATTATATTTTTTAGCAGCCATTAAAGCAGATTTAGCACTATAAACACCTTCAACTACCATATTAACTTCTTTTATGGCTTCATCTAATGTTTTTCCCTGTCCTAATAAAATTCCTGCTCTTCTATTTCTACTATGCATACTTGCACAAGTTACTATTAAATCTCCTAAACCAGTTAAGCCATAAAATGTAGATTGTTCTCCACCCATAGCAACACCCAGTAAAGAGATTTCTTTTATTCCACGAGTTATAAGAGCCGCTTTTGTATTATCTCCATAGTTTAAACCATCAGCTATTCCAGCAGCAAGAGCAATAACATTTTTTAAAGCTCCTCCAATTTCTACTCCTAACATATCAGGACTTGTATAAACTCTAAAACTAGGGTTCATAAAAATATTTTGTAAATACAATGTAAGTTCTTTATTATGAGCAGATACAACACAGGTAGTTGGTATTCCTTTACCAACTTCTTCTGCATGGCTAGGACCAGATAAAACTGCTACCTGAGGTTTTTTTCCTTTTAATTCCTCTTCAATAATATCTGTCATAGTTTTCAATGTATCTTCTTCTAAACCCTTTGCAACATTGACAATAATTTGATTATCTTTGATAATATCTTTTAAAGATTTTGATACTGATCTTATTGCCTTTGAAGGAACGGCAAGTATCAAAACATCTTTGTTATCAACTGCTTCTTTTAAATTATCAGTTACTTTTATATCTTCTGGAAGCAATATGTTAGGTAACTTAGTTTTATTTTCTCTTGTTGTTTTTAATTCCTCTGCTTCTCTTTTATCAAAAGACCATATCGTTAAATCATGTCCATTTTTATACAATAAAATAGTTAATGCTATTCCCCAGCCTCCTGAACCAATAACAGATATTTTTGCCATTTTAGCTCCTCTCTATCTCATATAAATTATTACTAATGGTAAATGTAATAATTTTGTATTTCCAACTTTACTTTTTTTCCCTTAATAGCTTCAACAAACACCATAGTTGATTTATTATTTCTTGCTGAATAAATAAAAATTATTTTTTTCACAGAAAAATTATTTTTATCTAAAGCTTTTATTATTTCTACTAATCTATGTGTTCTGTGCATAAAAAATAGTAAACCAATAGGTTTTAAAAGTCTTTTAGCATTAGAAATTAATTCACTTAAACTTAATTTAATCTCATGCCTTGATATAGCCTTGTGTTCATTCTCATTAATCTTTTTTCCATTGTCATCCATATATGGAGGGTTAGAAATTATAATATCAAAATAATTTGATTTTTTATATTCTCTTATATCTATACATTCAAACTGAATATTTTTTTCTATTTTATTTAATTCCAAAGCCCTATTAGCTCTTTCAATATTTTCTTTTTGTATATCTATTCCAATAAGTTCACTTAAAAATTCATTATCAGATAAAAGTATTGGTAATATTCCATTTCCAGTTCCTATATCTAATAATTTAATATTTTTTTTGTTTAAAGAAGCTTGAAACAATTTAAAAAGTAAGATGGTATCTTCTCCATATTTATAACCTCCAACTTTTTGAATTATTTTGAATTTTTCATCTAATTTTTCTATAATTTCATCATCTTTTAACATTTTACTCTTTCTCTAAAATTTTATTTTCTATTTCTTCTTGTGTTTTCATGTTTTTCAAAATACTTGCTTCTTTTCTACTGAATTTAATATCTTTAATATCAAATCTTGAAATACCTTTCTCCTTTACATCAACATAAAGAAAATTATTAAGAGGACTTATACTTACGACCTTTCCTTCTCCTATCTCAGTTTTTACTATTTGGTTGACAGCTGGGAAATCTTTAAGTGCTTCTTCATATTGAGTATATTCATAGTTTATACAACATAAAAGTCTACCACAAACCCCTGATATTTTAGTAGGATTAATTACTAGCCCTTGATCTCTTGCCATTTTAACAGAAACAGAATCAAACTTATTTATAAAAGTTTTACAACATAATTCTTTTCCACAAGGACCAATATTACCTAAAATTCTAGCTTCATCTCTAACACCAATTTGTCTTAGTTCTATTCTAGTTTTAAAAAGAAGAGCTAAATCTTTTACAAGTTCTCTAAAATCTATTCTACCATTAGCAGTAAAGTAAAAGATTAATTTTGATTTGTCAAAAGTATATTCACAAGCAACTAATTTCATTTCAAGTTGATGATTTTGAATTTTTTCTTTACAAGCTATAAAAGCATCGTCTGCTTCTTTTCTTTGTAAATTATAAATTTCAATCTCTTTTTCATTTGCTAATTTTAAAACAGGTTTTATAGGTAAAACTAAATCTTTTTCTTTCATCTGTATAGGATCATTTGAGGCAATTCCCAATTCTGTACCTCTTATAGTTTCCACTATTACTCTATCATTTTTTTTAAATCTTTTATTATCAAGTACCTCAAAATAATACCTTTTTTTAGTTGTTTCAAAGGTAACAATCAAAACTGTGTGTAATCTCTCTGGATCTGTACTTATAACTTCTGTATTTATATTATCTACAATATTTTCCATTTTATCTCCTAATCTATATTAATCCTTCTTCCAAAAAGCTGAAATAGGAATTTTTTGTTATTATTATATGTTCTATTAATAATGCTCCAAAATTTTTAAGCCCCTTTGCTATTTCATTTGTTAGCTCAATATCACTCTTTGAAGGTGTGATATTATCAGAGGGGTGATTATGTGCTAAAATCACAGATTTAGCATTTAAGTTAATAATTTTTTTATATATTTCTCTCGGATATACTGAACTTCTATCCAAAGTTCCAACTGAATTTTCTTCAAATTCTATCACTTCATTAGAACTTGATAAATAAATCACATAAAATTTTTCTATTTCTTCATAGCCTATTTTATTTCTTAAATAATTTAATAAAATATCTTTATTTGAAATTTTTAATGTTTCTCTATCTATTAACTTTTTATTTTTTAATTCATCTTTATATATAATACTTGGTAAATCTCCTATTAATTTTAGAAAAGCTATACTATTGTTTCCTAATCCATCAATAACAGATAACTTATCAAAATCTGCTTTAAACACATTGTCTAAAGTTTTAAATTTATTCAAAAGGTCCTTAGCTATTGGCTTTGTATCTTTTCTTGGTATACAATAAGTAAGTAA encodes the following:
- a CDS encoding ABC transporter permease, with the translated sequence MKTLIKKILRLITIFIGVTFLSFVLIHYSNIDPAEAYARRNYVRVTNSQIEEIRKKFGYDKPMAKQYFKYIKRLLKGDIGISFRTNNPVFKDIKNTLPSTLILVLTSAIWIALFSICFGTLSALKKNTLLDIIIGFITMIGISLPTFWLGYILLLYFAVKFPLFKVVDYGTVKSLILPSLTFAIPIASSFIRIIRGDLIKELNTDYIIYAKARGIKGFTLLWYVLVNILPPIISLFFQNLGFMLGGSAIIESVFSWPGFGSYFISSILEKDLPAISGCLIVITVLFIFFNSLALLLNKKLNPRII
- a CDS encoding ABC transporter permease yields the protein MKKILKNKKILIGIIMVTFVIIIAIISIFYTPNDPYLVNLSVKFSNPNQKFLLGTDQLGRCVLSRLMVATTYSVFLSFSILVILIVISLIIGITSIYFGGIYNSTISIICDIFMIFPPFALALVLNNILGIGIKNFIIAIVSSMWVWFVKIIRTYVQVELKKEYIVASKIAGCTNIKLIFYHILPNIFPSLLVYFSTNIASIILIISAFSFLGMGFSTSIPEWGGMLTQGKAYFYSSPSLIIFPGLCILFTTTGFNLLSEGLKEYLES
- a CDS encoding dipeptide/oligopeptide/nickel ABC transporter ATP-binding protein translates to MEILKVTNLTVKNEKTILKNISFNLKLGKVLGIIGESGSGKTTLSKILLGLYDEKQLAVTGNIIFNGINLLNLKNKEKNLLLGKELTLIPQNPMTAFNPNIKIKRQITDTIKINSNNKKSEILKEVKKFLKIVKLEETEKILNSYPFELSGGQLQRIMFALCLILNSKVIIMDEITSSIDIENRENIIFLIKKLEENNSSIIFITHDFKTLKEIADKVIIMKNGELIETISFQNNDNFKKEYTRKLIQASLLR
- a CDS encoding ATP-binding cassette domain-containing protein, whose product is MISILEIKNLTKIYKNNNIEFKVFENLNFKFEENTIYSLVGKSGCGKSTLSHIINMLELPSKGTVCFNGINICELSNKEKISKRKDLQLVLQDGKSALDSQQKIDFLIKEPMKNLLKISTQELNKRIKNILKEFHIPENYLSKRVYELSGGEQQRICIARAFSVDPKFITLDESLSGQDPIIRKELLDNIKRFKQKNNCTILLVTHDIEIAEYIADKIILMNKESLKIKE
- a CDS encoding ABC transporter substrate-binding protein — encoded protein: MKKLLKGILLAFLLLTTIVACDSKKENNKNIKLCESWDFENGFFTILSPNLTSNYSIYNYLPNFYETLVKYENGEIKPLLAEKWEISKDGKEYIFTIRKGIKFSNGEILDSKAVKKSLENVPKLLGEYNGAYGLTSTLIENIEILGSDKIKITFSKSYYGILYDLTMINVFGIMAPAAYNADRTLNEDTKIKTFGTGPYMYNNNKERDNYHFIRNPNYWGEKPEVESFDIKIIPDNDAKLLALQSGEIDMILGSNNISYDLLKRFIDSDKLKGKLSDKKDVTRFMGLNVSKEPFNNKTVRLAISKAINRKDISNNIFNGFEVEAKNILSENLPYCNVKIEGYDYNLDEANKLLDEAGWKINSNGIREKNRIELKGELLFLAGISDEETLAIKICDDLMKIGIKLIPKNLERNSLYQTISKGEFNAALQTTYGLPYDPFLFISNLNKKNIGDNLVAQGMINVEGSENLVLDVNTMIDDTEIQMQYKKILTNLNNEAALIPITFKKQSILYNKEKIKGYDFYSIPSLYNIRNLIVETD
- a CDS encoding helix-turn-helix transcriptional regulator — protein: MIFNKLSDYFNVIPNELHFLFVPELSTGYNSFYKMNPEYGKGTFNIIYPIDEAIILIGDFTPQYNFEKVSEINQNYVEISKFDTTSSSYKVGKKHKKRVEVGISCYINNNKLIQVFCDKNKAVKFVKIVLTENYFNTFLRNNYINNYKDFKSNFYYISQNPVSPELSFIFNQIETCKLNGIAQKMYLESKILEILSFITYKNNNRNEKKKTSLKVSSTDKLLLKKCIKLFQNNLSAYPSLSELASICCMSVSKFLLAFKYLYGVSPYKYLKNMRMEAALDLLLDIENKITVISENLGYKNSGHFAKLFKEYYGISPKEYRNKNIE
- a CDS encoding MATE family efflux transporter; its protein translation is MNKNISKVEIMEKEEIIKTLLILGIPMIISMLVTALYNIVDTYFVSSLGTHQSAAVAIAFPISLYFSGIGLTFGVGAASYISRLLGAKKNEDANIVATVSFYTSIIFAIFLAIFLIVFIHPILMYMGATETVIPFALEYTVIFIVSTFLSTINITMENIAIAQGQTTVTLKSMLCGAILNIILDPLFIKYLAMGIKGAAIATLISQIVTLIIYFYFFFIGNSYIKIKLNNFKPTLSIYIEVVKVGMFMFILQVLTGFSITLISNKAKIYGVAAVSAMGIVLRIVALGVNVIFGFMKGYQPFAGYNYGAKNINRVKEITKKAIEITTLYSLIWSIVIFIFSKEIMSIMIKDQEVIKIGEKALRYNTILFFTFGFQFTFATLYLSMGKAFIGGILNIGRQGLFLIPSIIILNNILGLKGIMLAQPAADIISIFVTICVVIYFKRL
- a CDS encoding NAD(P)H-dependent glycerol-3-phosphate dehydrogenase, with protein sequence MAKISVIGSGGWGIALTILLYKNGHDLTIWSFDKREAEELKTTRENKTKLPNILLPEDIKVTDNLKEAVDNKDVLILAVPSKAIRSVSKSLKDIIKDNQIIVNVAKGLEEDTLKTMTDIIEEELKGKKPQVAVLSGPSHAEEVGKGIPTTCVVSAHNKELTLYLQNIFMNPSFRVYTSPDMLGVEIGGALKNVIALAAGIADGLNYGDNTKAALITRGIKEISLLGVAMGGEQSTFYGLTGLGDLIVTCASMHSRNRRAGILLGQGKTLDEAIKEVNMVVEGVYSAKSALMAAKKYNVEIPIIEQVNAVLFENKNAAEAVNELMIRDKKLEIQSW
- a CDS encoding tRNA1(Val) (adenine(37)-N6)-methyltransferase, encoding MLKDDEIIEKLDEKFKIIQKVGGYKYGEDTILLFKLFQASLNKKNIKLLDIGTGNGILPILLSDNEFLSELIGIDIQKENIERANRALELNKIEKNIQFECIDIREYKKSNYFDIIISNPPYMDDNGKKINENEHKAISRHEIKLSLSELISNAKRLLKPIGLLFFMHRTHRLVEIIKALDKNNFSVKKIIFIYSARNNKSTMVFVEAIKGKKVKLEIQNYYIYH
- a CDS encoding PSP1 domain-containing protein, which encodes MENIVDNINTEVISTDPERLHTVLIVTFETTKKRYYFEVLDNKRFKKNDRVIVETIRGTELGIASNDPIQMKEKDLVLPIKPVLKLANEKEIEIYNLQRKEADDAFIACKEKIQNHQLEMKLVACEYTFDKSKLIFYFTANGRIDFRELVKDLALLFKTRIELRQIGVRDEARILGNIGPCGKELCCKTFINKFDSVSVKMARDQGLVINPTKISGVCGRLLCCINYEYTQYEEALKDFPAVNQIVKTEIGEGKVVSISPLNNFLYVDVKEKGISRFDIKDIKFSRKEASILKNMKTQEEIENKILEKE
- a CDS encoding JAB domain-containing protein, with translation MNEKDNQGHRERIKEKFLKNGIDGFAEYEILELLLTYCIPRKDTKPIAKDLLNKFKTLDNVFKADFDKLSVIDGLGNNSIAFLKLIGDLPSIIYKDELKNKKLIDRETLKISNKDILLNYLRNKIGYEEIEKFYVIYLSSSNEVIEFEENSVGTLDRSSVYPREIYKKIINLNAKSVILAHNHPSDNITPSKSDIELTNEIAKGLKNFGALLIEHIIITKNSYFSFLEEGLI